In a genomic window of Pseudoxanthomonas indica:
- a CDS encoding DUF6970 domain-containing protein yields MNRILGLALAATTLLACSAHPVGDAAMPDWLQQRIAGYEAGAEHESPSAIWKIRHNGATAYYVVAPCCDQFNPLWDARGDTLCHPSGGFAGHGDGKCPAPKDAGSEATLLWSDPRKPAPETVPP; encoded by the coding sequence ATGAATCGAATCCTTGGCCTGGCGTTGGCGGCGACCACGCTACTCGCTTGCAGCGCCCATCCCGTTGGTGACGCGGCCATGCCCGACTGGCTGCAGCAACGCATTGCCGGCTATGAAGCCGGCGCGGAGCACGAATCGCCTTCCGCCATCTGGAAGATCCGCCACAACGGCGCCACCGCTTATTACGTGGTCGCGCCATGCTGCGATCAGTTCAACCCATTGTGGGATGCACGCGGCGACACGCTGTGTCATCCCTCGGGTGGCTTTGCGGGACACGGAGACGGCAAGTGCCCGGCGCCGAAGGATGCCGGCAGCGAAGCGACCTTGCTCTGGTCGGACCCGCGCAAGCCCGCGCCGGAAACGGTGCCTCCCTGA
- a CDS encoding phosphoribosylaminoimidazolesuccinocarboxamide synthase, with protein sequence MPTTLLESDLPGLPLRHRGKVRDVFDLPRERLPADAPPGDYLLMVATDRLSAFDVVLPDPIPGKGEMLCQISNFWFAKTAHLMPNHLTGIDVASVLPAGVDPALYAKRAVVTRKLKPVPVEAIARGYLIGSGWKDYQRTGKVSGIDLADGLRQAERLPEPIFTPSTKAAVGDHDENIDFDTMVKTVGAELAERVRDATLRIYRYAAEYAAERGILLADTKFEFGTDADGRLYIMDEMLTPDSSRYWPADQYEIGTSPPSYDKQFVRDYLETLDWGKTAPGPRLPAEVIERTRAKYAEALLKLADIHVD encoded by the coding sequence GTGCCGACGACGTTGCTTGAATCCGATCTGCCCGGCTTGCCGCTGCGCCATCGCGGCAAGGTCCGCGATGTGTTCGACCTGCCCCGCGAGCGCCTGCCCGCCGACGCCCCGCCCGGCGACTACCTGTTGATGGTGGCCACCGATCGCCTGAGCGCGTTCGACGTGGTGCTGCCGGACCCGATTCCCGGCAAGGGCGAGATGCTCTGCCAGATTTCCAATTTCTGGTTCGCCAAGACCGCGCACCTGATGCCCAACCACCTGACCGGCATCGACGTGGCCAGCGTGCTGCCCGCAGGCGTGGACCCGGCGCTGTACGCCAAACGCGCCGTGGTCACCCGCAAGCTCAAACCGGTGCCGGTGGAAGCGATTGCGCGTGGCTATCTGATTGGCAGCGGCTGGAAGGACTACCAGCGCACCGGCAAGGTCAGCGGCATCGACCTGGCCGATGGCCTGCGTCAGGCCGAGCGCCTGCCCGAGCCGATCTTCACCCCGTCGACCAAGGCGGCGGTTGGCGATCACGACGAGAACATCGACTTCGACACCATGGTCAAGACCGTGGGTGCGGAGCTGGCCGAGCGCGTGCGCGACGCCACCCTGCGCATCTACCGCTACGCCGCCGAATACGCGGCCGAACGCGGCATCCTGCTGGCCGACACCAAGTTCGAATTCGGCACCGATGCCGATGGTCGCCTGTACATCATGGACGAGATGCTCACGCCGGATTCCTCGCGCTACTGGCCGGCCGATCAGTACGAGATAGGCACCAGCCCGCCGAGCTACGACAAGCAGTTCGTGCGCGATTACCTGGAGACGCTGGACTGGGGCAAGACCGCGCCCGGCCCGCGCTTGCCGGCCGAAGTGATTGAGCGCACGCGCGCCAAGTACGCCGAGGCGTTGTTGAAGTTGGCGGATATCCACGTCGACTGA